In one window of Mytilus galloprovincialis chromosome 6, xbMytGall1.hap1.1, whole genome shotgun sequence DNA:
- the LOC143079315 gene encoding uncharacterized protein LOC143079315 encodes MPSAFYGMWKKYLPNLKVKKTNSFSKCTVCTSLERQIETTHDPVMREKLRAERREHNSRQMLERKYYYTKKNAAKTSPSQYLSLIIDGMDQSKTNLPHFVGRMAKAVNKVDQLTTHVTGVLAHGQNKFFTFLDWNQYAHDSNLTMNILMLILHQISKLMGNKLPPILYLQADNCWRENKNRYVLGFCELLVHQRIFNEVHLSFLPVGYTHEDVDAAFSRIAETLRRNDAETMPRLKEMLPNVKDIEAIYDIRSWITSSLNDIRKHTKPLHYKFIRDLATHNVKMQYKAFQDSEWKTEHGIIQLISGKPNLPKGIPKVINPLFEKIDINKIKSRIPQWQCLFTDQIEHTEQKWWGGFLGHLEKIRDSLPYRRTKVLSKAKWILPLLPKQQLKRQGPSVDQDIPAELRRLLENEREECFVQVQPKQQKKTSKGNRKESEEKTCQAKKRKKNVKEISRKIYSSYIYFFKTKSYYQKHRLYLAIYFLLESLFMYFFDRRIFAFSVDILPQNIPKSLGKNCYITYLSFYFKPTYILFRQLSVVITSFQHILNISLIKVVLFSKIS; translated from the exons ATGCCATCAGCCTTCTACGGAATGTGGAAAAAATATTTACCCAATCTTAAAGTCAAAAAg ACCAATTCCTTTTCGAAATGCACAGTATGTACAAGTTTGGAAAGACAGATAGAGACCACGCATGATCCAGTGATGAGAGAAAAATTGCGAGCTGAACGAAGAGAACACAATAGCAGACAGAT GTTAGAAAGAAAGTACTATTACACAAAGAAAAACGCTGCAAAGACATCCCCATCACAATATTTAAGCTTAATTATAGATGGAATGGATCAGT cAAAAACGAATCTTCCTCATTTTGTTGGTCGAATGGCAAAG GCTGTGAACAAAGTTGATCAACTAACGACACATGTCACCGGAGTTTTAGCTCATGGACAAAATAAATTTTTCACCTTTCTCGACTGGAACCAATATGCGCACGACTCTAATCTGACCATGAATATCCTTATGCTAATTCTTCACCAGATTTCAAAACTTATG GGTAACAAGTTACCGCCTATTTTGTACTTGCAAGCAGATAATTGTTGGCGGGAAAATAAAAATCGATATGTATTGGGTTTTTGTGAACTCCTTGTTCACCAACGCATTTTCAATGAG GTGCATTTATCATTTTTACCAGTAGGATATACACACGAAGATGTGGATGCTGCTTTTAGCCGAATAGCTGAAACTCTTCGTAGGAATGATGCTGAAACAATGCCTCGTCTGAAGGAGATGCTTCCGAACGTTAAGGATATAGAGGCTATTTATGACATTCGTTCATGGATAACATCAAGCCTTAACGACATTCGTAAGCATACTAAACCTTTGCATTATAAGTTTATCCGGGATTTAGCAACACATAATGTGAAAATGCAGTACAAAGCTTTCCAAGACAGCGAATGGAAAACTGAACATGGCATTATTCAACTAATTTCCGGAAAACCTAATTTACCAAAGGGAATACCAAAAGTTATCAATCCTCTGTTCGAGAAGATAGATATAAATAAGATCAAATCTAGAATACCACAGTGGCAATGTCTATTCACTGATCAAATAGAACATACAGAGCAAAAGTGGTGGGGAGGATTTCTTGGACATCTAGAAAAAATTAGAGACAGTTTGCCATACAGAAGGACAAAAGTTCTATCAAAGGCAAAATGGATTCTCCCTTTGTTACCCAAACAGCAATTGAAAAGACAAGGACCATCCGTTGATCAAGACATTCCAGCAGAACTAAGGAGATTATTGGAAAATGAGCGTGAGGAATGTTTT GTGCAAGTACagccaaaacaacaaaaaaagacatcAAAAGGAAATAGAAAAGAATCAGAAG AAAAAACATGCCAAGCAAAGAAAAGGAAGAAGAATGTTAAAGAAATTTCCAGAAAAATTTActcttcatatatttatttttttaaaactaaaagttATTACCAAAAACATAGATTATACTTAGCgatatattttcttttagaatcattgttcatgtatttttttGATAGACGAATATTTGCATTTAGTGTTGATATTTTACCTCAAAATATTCCTAAGTCTTTGGGAAAGAATTGTTACATCACATATCTATCCTTCTATTTCAAACCAACTTATATATTATTCAGACAGTTGTCAGTTGTAATTACAAGTTTCCaacacattttaaatatttcattaataaaagTTGTTTTATTCTCCAAAATATCTTAG